The Polyangium mundeleinium genome contains the following window.
TCGCGGATCGGCTCGACACCATCGTCGGTTGCTTCGCCATCGGCCTTACGCCGACGGGCGCGGCCGATCCGTACGGCCTGCGGCGCGCGTGCCTCGGCATCCTGCGCACCGTGCTCGATCGTGGGCTCGACCTGCGCCTCTCGGACGCGTTCCGCGCGGCGTACGACGGGTACGGCGGCGTCTCGCTCGACCTCGGGCCCGGCGAGCTCGGCGACAAACTCGGCGACTTCTTCACCGAGCGCCTGCGCGGCCTGCTCGAAGCGAAGCTGCCGAGCGACGCGGTCGCGGCGGCGTTGCCCGTCGCTTCCGATCGTCCGCTCGACGCGCGGGCGCGGGCGACGGCGCTCGCGGGCCTCGACGCGGACACGCGCGCGCGGGTCGGCGAGGTCTTCAAGCGCGCCACGAACATCGCGAGCGGCGCGCCGGCCGGCACGCCGACCCCGCCGCGGGCCGAGGATCACGCGAGCGAAAAGGCCGTCCACGACGGCTACCACGTGCTCGCGGCCAAGCTCGTCGATCTGCGCCGCGTGGGCGACTATGCGGGCGCGCTGCGCGAGGTCGCAAGCTTCGCGCCGCTGCTTCACCGCTACTTCCTCGACGTGTACGTCATGACGGACGACATCCCCGTCCGCGAGAATCGCTTGCGCCTCATGCGGGCCATCAGCGAGACGTGCGCGACGATCGCGCGGCTGGAGCTGCTCGGCGAACGCAAAGAAGCCTGACGGAAGGCCGTCCTTTCCTCTGCTAAGGTCTCGGGGAAGCGACACCTCCCGCATGAACCCCGACCTCGTCCGACTCGGATTCACCCCCCCATTCGCCGGCCATTTCGCCGCGCACACCGCCGAGCATGCGGCCACGCGGCTGCCTGCCCGCGTCGTCACCGAGCACCGGGGCGCCTATCGCGTGCACGACGGAACGAGCGAGCGCTGGGCCGTCATCACGGGCCGGCTGCGCCACGAAGCCGAGAGCCCGCTCGACATGCCGGCCGTCGGCGACTGGGTCGTCCTCGACGAGACGCCGGACACCGAAGGACGCGCCGTCATCCAGGCGATCTTGCCGCGCCGCACCGCCTTCGTTCGCCGCGCGGCGGGCCTCGACAAGAAGCCGCAGGTCGTCGCGGCGAACGTCGATCACGTCTTCCTCGTGAGCTCGCTCAACCGCGACTTCAGCCCGCGAAGGCTCGAGCGATACCTCGCGCTCGCCCGCGAGAGCGGCGCCGACCCCGTCATCCTCCTCAGCAAAGCCGACCTCGTCGATCCCGGCCCTGCGATCGAAGCGGCCTCGGCGATTGCGCGCGGCGTGCCCATTCATGCGTCGAGCTCGCTGACGGGCGAGGGCATCGAGATCGTGCGCGGCTACTTGCGCGACAACACGACCGGCGTCCTGCTCGGCTCCTCCGGGGTCGGCAAATCCACGCTGATCAATCGCCTGCTCGGCGAGGATCGCCTCGCCACTTCGCCGGTCCGCGACGACGACGACAAGGGCCGCCACACGACCGTGCGGCGCGAGCTCGTGGTGCTCCCGACGGGCGGCATCGTGATCGACACGCCGGGCATGCGCGAGATCGGCCTGTGGGACACGGGGTCGGGGCTCGACGAGGCCTTCGACGACGTCGCGGACCTCGCGGCCCATTGCCGGTTCTCCGATTGCCGCCATGAAAAAGAGCCTGGATGCGCCGTCCAGAAGGCCGTCGCGGAGGGCGCGCTCTCCGCCGAGCGGCTCGCGAGTTATAAGACTCTTCAAAAAGAGGGCGACAGGATCGAAATGGCCTCGGACCCGCGGGCGCGCTCCGAGGAGATTCGTAAAAACCGCGTGCAGGCGCGCGCATTGCGAGCGCACCTCCAGAAAAAGCGCGGCTGACCCGCATTCGCTGCCCCTTGCGCTCGCCCCACGATCGAGGCGACCATACCGCCCATGCACGTTGCCTTCGTGGTGCACATGGTGAAGGGCGCAGACGCCGACACGCTCATCTCGGAAGAGACCAAGCGCGATACGCAGGCTGTCGTGATGTCGCTCGACGACGCCGGCAAGATGGGCTTCTCCACGTCCGGGATCACGGCGAAGCCCGGCCAGGAGGTGAACATCATCATCGTCGCCAAGCGCGACGCGCCCTGGGTCCGCCGTCAGGTCGAAGCCCACGATCACGTCGCAGGCTTCCACGAGGTCGACGTCAACCTCGCCTGAACCGCTCCTACGCAAAGAACGACGCAAGCAGCTCGGTGACACGCGCCGCGCCTTCGATGTGCGGCGTGTGCCCGAGCCCCGGCAACATCACGAGCCGCGCGCGGGGCATCGCGGCCGCGGCGCCGATCGCGATCGGCGCGGGCAGGAACGGATCACGCTCGCCCCACACGAGGAGCGTCTCAGTGTCGATCCGTTGAAGCTCCGACGATCGCTCGTACGCGGGGCCGACGATCGGCAAGAGCGCGTCGAACGCCCGCACCGGCGGCGCCTTGCCGCCGAGCACGGAGAAGAGCTCGACTTCGAGGCGCGCGAGGCGCTCGCTCCACGCATCTCCATGCCCGTCGCGCGGCAAGCCGAGGGCGCCGAACGTCCGCGCGATCCGCTCCGGCCCCAGCCGAAAGAACGCGCGCGACCGCAGGCTCGCCCAGGGGCCGAGCCCCATCGAAGCGACGAGCGCGAGCTTCGGCGGCCGCACATGCCCACCGAGTACGAGCTCCAGCGCGACGAGCCCGCCCAGCGAGTGCCCGACGATCGAAGCCTCCGCGAGGCCGAGCTCGCGCACGAGCGCGGCGATGGGTTCGACGAAAAAACGCACCGCCGCGTAGCGATCCTCGCCGCGGAACGGCAGCGACGACGAGTGACCAAACCCGGGCAGATCGACGGCAATCACGCGATGCGAGCGCGCGACCTCCACGAGCACCGGCGCCCAGATCGTCCCCGCATACCCCCGCCCGTGCAGGAACAACACCGGCGCGCCCTGCCCGCCTTCGAGCGTCCGTAACGTCACCGGCGGCAGCGCCCTTCGCTTGACCTCAAACGAATCGCCGAGCGACACGAGGATCGCTGACTCGACCGGGCCCGGCCGCGACACCACCGCGTGGATGTCCGTCACCGCTCGTCCCGCTTCCGCGCGAGCACGCGTGTGTAGAGCTCGCGCCGTGGACGACCCGACACGAGCGCGAGCTCGTCGGCGATGTCCTTCGGCCGCCGCCCGCGCGCGAGGTGCTCGTCGATGAGCCGATCGAGCTCCTCCTCGCCGACGAGCGGGCCCTTCGGCGCCTCGCCTGGCCCGATCACGATCGTCACCTCGCCGAGCGTCTCGCGCTCCGCGGCGATACGCGCGAGCTCGGGGAGCGGGCCACGCAGGATCTCCTCGTGCACCTTCGTCAGCTCGCGCGCGACCGCGCCGGACCGGTTCGGCAGGCTCGTCGCGAGGTCCGCAAGCGTCTCGGCCGTGCGCTCCGGCGACTCGAAGAGCACCACCGACTCGGGCGTCGCGCGCACGAGCTCGAGCGCGTCGCGCCGCTCGGGTCCCTTGCGCGGCAAAAAGCCGAGGAACCGGAACGCGCCCGTGCACAGGCCCGACGCCGAGAGCGCCGCCATCACCGCGCTCGGGCCCGGGATCGGCACGACACGCACGCCGGCCTCGGCCGCCGCGCACACGAGGTCCGTGCCCGGATCACTCACGACGGGCGTGCCCGCATCCGTCACGAGCGCGACGTCTTCCCCCGCCAGCAGTCGCTCGACCACGCGCGCCACGTCGTGCGCCGAGGCATGCGCGTCGAGCCTGTCGATCGGCTTGCCCGTGATCCCGAGGTGCGTGAGCAACCCGCGCGTCCTGCGCGTGTCCTCGGCGGCGACGCGGGCCGCATTCCGCAGCGTCTCCGCCGCACGTGGCGACAGATCACCGAGGTGGCCGATCGGCGTGGCCACCACGTAAAGCACCCCTCGCTCGGGCGCGCCGCTCACGGCTTAGCTCGCGCCGCCGACGGCGTCGCCGAGCTCCTCGCGCAGGTACTCGCGTAGCTTCGTGGTCAGCCGTGCTTCGAGCTGCCGCACGCGCTCGCGCGAGATGCCGAACTCGTCGCCGAGCTCCTGGAGCGTGAGCGGATCCTCGGCGGCCATGCGTTTGTCGAAGATGATGACGTCCTTGCCCTTCAGCGTCTCGCGGAACTTCGCGAGCCGCTCGCGCACGATCTCGTCCATCTCCTGCGACTCGAACGCGGCGTCCGGGCCGGTCGTGTACGAGGGCATGAGATCGATCCGCGAGACCGAGCGACCTTCGCTGTCACCGACGGGCGCATCGAGCGAAGCCTCGCCGCTCGACAGGCGCCGATCCATGTCGACGACCTCGCTCTCGTCCACGGAGAGCCGCCGCGCGATCTCGCTCGCCGTGGGCTCGATGCCCATCGCCGAGAGCCGCGCCTTCTCCTTGTTCAGGTTGAAGAAGAGCTTGCGCTGGGCCTGCGTCGTCCCGAGCTTCACGAGCCGCCAGTTGTTCAGGATGAACCGGAGGATGTACGCGCGGATCCACCACGCCGCGTACGAGGAGAGCTTCACGCCGCGATAGGGATCGTAGCGTTTCACGGCCTGCATCAGGCCGATGTTGCCCTCCTGGATGAGGTCCATGATGTTCTTGTAGGCGCGGCGATACTCGTACGCGAGCTTCACCACGAGCCGGAGGTTCGCCGTCACGAGGCGCGCGGCCGTCTTCACGTCCTGCGTCTCGGCGTAGTGCCGCGTGAGCTTCTGCTCCTCCTCGGGCGTGAGCAGCGGATGGCGCTGCACCTCGCGCAGATAGGCCTGCAGCGGATCGGTGCGCGAGAGCGCGGCGTCGCTCTTCTGCGAGCCCTTGCGCTCCGCGACGGGAAGCTTGTCGAACGAACCCGCATCCGCGTCGTCGTCGACGATCTCGAAGTCGGCCTCGACCACCTCGCCGTCCGCGCCCTCGGGCTCGGCCGCGCGGTCTTCGTCGTCTCCCGCGCCCTCGGCGGCCTCGGCCGGCTCGGCGCTCGTCGCGGAGGCATGGCGATCGGCACTCGCCGCGGCGGATGCGTCGCTCCGCTTGCCTCGCTTGGTCGCCCCGCCCGCCGAGGCTTTCGTCGTCTTTTTACCCGGCTCGGTCTTCTTGGTGGCCACCGCGGTACCTCTTGCGGGCATTTTCTTAGTACACGTGGGTGGCGGCGCGCCACCAGTGGTTCGCCGCCCCGCAGGAACGTGCTAGAGCCCCCCCTGCGTGAGCACTTCCGCGCCGCCTCCGCCCCCGTCCGCGCGCAAGCGCACGCTTCGGCCCTGGTACCTCGTTGCGGCGATGATCCTCGCATGGCTCATCGGCGTGCAGGGCCTCTCCGAGGCGTTCGCGACGCTCGTGTACCTGCGCGAGGGCAACTTGCCCGACGTCGCGACCTTGACGTCGTCCCTGAAGGACGCCGCCGAGCCGATCGAATCGCTCATGGCGCTGCAGGAAGCCGCCCGTTTGCGGACGCTCGGCGAGATGAGCCACCTCGCCTTCCCGCTCTCCGCGGGCCGCTTCCTGCTCTCCGTGCTCCTCGTCATCGCGAGCGGCATGGCCATGAGCGGCAGGCCCGGGGCGCGCATGCTCGCCATCCAGGCGCTGCTCGCGAACGCCGCGCTCGCGACCGTGACGTTCTGGCTCCTCCGGGACGCGCGGTACGCGTGGGTCGACTCCGTCGTGCGCGTCGTTGACGTCTTGCCGGCGCTCCCCGCGACGGCGCCTGCGGATCAACGCGAGGCGTGGCCGCTTCTTCTCGACCGGCGCCTCTGGCTCTGGCTGCCACGCGCGCGGCTGATCTTGTTCGACGTGGGCGCGCTCGTCCTCGCGACGATCACGCTCACGAGCCCGCGCACGAAGGCGTTTTTCGAAGCGGTCGCGGCGGCCCAAGAGCAGACCGAGGACTCGTGACGCGGCCGCCCGGGCGTGTCCACGTTCTTCCGGACGACCTCGCCAACCAGATCGCCGCCGGCGAGGTCGTCGAGCGCCCCGCGAGCGTGGTGAAGGAGCTCGTCGAGAACGCGCTCGACGCTCGCGCGCGCAGGATCCGCGTCGACATCGAGGGCGG
Protein-coding sequences here:
- the rsgA gene encoding ribosome small subunit-dependent GTPase A, which translates into the protein MNPDLVRLGFTPPFAGHFAAHTAEHAATRLPARVVTEHRGAYRVHDGTSERWAVITGRLRHEAESPLDMPAVGDWVVLDETPDTEGRAVIQAILPRRTAFVRRAAGLDKKPQVVAANVDHVFLVSSLNRDFSPRRLERYLALARESGADPVILLSKADLVDPGPAIEAASAIARGVPIHASSSLTGEGIEIVRGYLRDNTTGVLLGSSGVGKSTLINRLLGEDRLATSPVRDDDDKGRHTTVRRELVVLPTGGIVIDTPGMREIGLWDTGSGLDEAFDDVADLAAHCRFSDCRHEKEPGCAVQKAVAEGALSAERLASYKTLQKEGDRIEMASDPRARSEEIRKNRVQARALRAHLQKKRG
- a CDS encoding alpha/beta fold hydrolase, with amino-acid sequence MTDIHAVVSRPGPVESAILVSLGDSFEVKRRALPPVTLRTLEGGQGAPVLFLHGRGYAGTIWAPVLVEVARSHRVIAVDLPGFGHSSSLPFRGEDRYAAVRFFVEPIAALVRELGLAEASIVGHSLGGLVALELVLGGHVRPPKLALVASMGLGPWASLRSRAFFRLGPERIARTFGALGLPRDGHGDAWSERLARLEVELFSVLGGKAPPVRAFDALLPIVGPAYERSSELQRIDTETLLVWGERDPFLPAPIAIGAAAAMPRARLVMLPGLGHTPHIEGAARVTELLASFFA
- the rsmI gene encoding 16S rRNA (cytidine(1402)-2'-O)-methyltransferase; amino-acid sequence: MSGAPERGVLYVVATPIGHLGDLSPRAAETLRNAARVAAEDTRRTRGLLTHLGITGKPIDRLDAHASAHDVARVVERLLAGEDVALVTDAGTPVVSDPGTDLVCAAAEAGVRVVPIPGPSAVMAALSASGLCTGAFRFLGFLPRKGPERRDALELVRATPESVVLFESPERTAETLADLATSLPNRSGAVARELTKVHEEILRGPLPELARIAAERETLGEVTIVIGPGEAPKGPLVGEEELDRLIDEHLARGRRPKDIADELALVSGRPRRELYTRVLARKRDER
- a CDS encoding RNA polymerase factor sigma-32, whose translation is MATKKTEPGKKTTKASAGGATKRGKRSDASAAASADRHASATSAEPAEAAEGAGDDEDRAAEPEGADGEVVEADFEIVDDDADAGSFDKLPVAERKGSQKSDAALSRTDPLQAYLREVQRHPLLTPEEEQKLTRHYAETQDVKTAARLVTANLRLVVKLAYEYRRAYKNIMDLIQEGNIGLMQAVKRYDPYRGVKLSSYAAWWIRAYILRFILNNWRLVKLGTTQAQRKLFFNLNKEKARLSAMGIEPTASEIARRLSVDESEVVDMDRRLSSGEASLDAPVGDSEGRSVSRIDLMPSYTTGPDAAFESQEMDEIVRERLAKFRETLKGKDVIIFDKRMAAEDPLTLQELGDEFGISRERVRQLEARLTTKLREYLREELGDAVGGAS